In the Streptobacillus moniliformis DSM 12112 genome, one interval contains:
- a CDS encoding helix-turn-helix domain-containing protein, whose amino-acid sequence MKKSSNFKFRLKEALKIKNISQRMLALQTNLAPATIANYLNGRNSAKYENIEKISKVLNVDPQWLDGYDVPFSNLYANYSFTAEEKKYLDNWLNTNQLYFDSLNITSIDKENLKQAMIESFIRSLKNKDK is encoded by the coding sequence ATGAAGAAAAGTTCAAATTTTAAATTTCGTTTAAAAGAAGCACTTAAAATTAAAAATATTAGCCAAAGAATGCTAGCACTTCAGACTAATCTTGCACCAGCAACAATTGCTAATTATCTTAACGGAAGAAATTCTGCTAAATATGAAAATATAGAAAAAATATCAAAAGTCCTTAATGTAGATCCTCAATGGTTAGACGGATACGATGTCCCTTTTTCAAATCTATATGCTAATTACTCGTTTACAGCAGAAGAAAAAAAATATTTAGATAATTGGTTAAATACTAATCAACTTTATTTTGATTCATTAAATATTACTTCAATAGATAAAGAAAATTTAAAACAAGCTATGATTGAAAGTTTTATTAGGTCTTTAAAAAATAAAGATAAATAA
- a CDS encoding helix-turn-helix domain-containing protein translates to MNNRVKELRKKLKLSGDKFGSKLGVKRSTISNLENQTRNLTEQMIKSICREFNVNEEWLRYGNGPMFNSLKEISLDELALDLTPLELNIIKAYFSLDKEIRQKAIAHFLDCLNKS, encoded by the coding sequence GAATAATAGGGTAAAAGAATTAAGAAAAAAATTAAAATTATCTGGAGATAAATTTGGTTCTAAATTAGGTGTTAAACGATCAACTATATCTAATCTAGAAAATCAAACACGAAATTTAACAGAACAAATGATTAAATCTATCTGCCGAGAATTTAATGTCAATGAAGAATGGCTAAGATACGGTAATGGTCCTATGTTTAATTCATTAAAAGAAATTTCACTTGATGAATTAGCTTTGGACTTAACACCCTTAGAACTTAACATCATAAAAGCATATTTTTCACTTGATAAAGAAATAAGACAAAAAGCTATTGCTCATTTTCTTGATTGTTTAAATAAATCTTAG